ACTCGATTAAGGCTCGttcattttctctcattttgacatatttctatcaagcaaaactatgtgcattatgacatgagccctgagacccataagaatatgtgcataacagggctcacatcataatgcacatagttccatttgatagaaatacgtccatttgagctTTCCACTTAACTTCAAGCTTGAACCTAACCTTCCAGCCAAGCTCAAATATTGAGTGCTTGCACAGccctaaaaattttacaaaattttctattAGAAGAAAACAGATGACCagtttgcttcattttttttggtaGGAGTTTCAGACAGAATGACGAAGTCATCCTGAAAGTAAGATGGATGTATGTTTACTGGTTTTCTCATGAAAGATCATTTTTtcggcaaaaaaattgaaatatctgGACTGAATATGAAGGCtgtctctgaaattttcgggaacgaCTTGAGGTCGGTCAAAATACTAAAACAAAATTTGACTGATACTTACTCTTGTTTGGCAAGATCATAATTCCAAAACCTTAGCGTACAGTCAGAGCAATCATTTGAATGATATTGCTGTTGCACTGTGCCAAGCCATAAGCCATCAGAACTGAATGCTACGGCTGTGACCTCTGGATTGAAGATGACTTCATCTCGCAGCTGACTTACTACGTTCATCATAGTGACGTCTAACTGAAAACCCAAATGAGGAAATGAGTAATGTTAAACAAAAAAACGGGGTTTCCCTACTGCTCCACCGATTTCCAACCACAAAACCATCTCCTTTTATTAGACACTCAAAAACTCGTCCATCCATGGCTTGAGTGTGAGATTCTATGCAATGATGGAGATGAGAAGTTTTTGCAATATTTCTAACACATTATTGTTTCATTTAGTGGCCAGGATTCATCTTTGATCTTCACAGGATGccgaaaaaaattgcagaaaatgaGAATTCCGAGTGGAGAGAGAGGAAACAAGAGCTTTTATTTGGATAACAAGTGTCATAGCGatggacaatttttccctgacactttcatcattttccctgtcATTCCCAGGTTTTCCTTGACTGGCAACCCTCAAACAAAAgttcaatgttaaaaacttgaAGAAttcattttaggaaatttttggaaaaaatctgcTTGGAATATTTACAACTTTGATCTAATCTATGACTCCTCTGACTAAGCTGTTTTTTACTAAAATCTACAATCTAGTAACAATTTCACGACATATAATGAAACATTCAGTTTTTTAGCTGGTGAAATTATCTGCACCCCTGAATCTCCATTGAAATAGCTCTGAAAGGAATAGAACTTTCTTCTTGCTGTTGTCAAGTTTatgtctttaaaattttggagagcATAATAGGATAAAAATTGGACTGAACAACGAGCCAATTAATTCTGGCACTTTTTGAAAGATGCACCTGGGGGCTTTACTTAAGTGTCAGCCATCTCTTGATACTGAACCTGTAATTTTAAGAGAGTAATTTATGGCACATACTTACATGAAACAGCAGTTTGAAATGTTGTGGAGAATAGAACTGGAGATGGCCAGATCTCCCGTTGACAACTAAAGATTGAGTTCGCGGGTCATAATTCAATCCTGCTGGAAAAATTGACATACCCGGCACAGGAGATATATTCCAAGATAAGCCTTGAATGATTGAAACACGATGAAACTTGGAATCCAAAATATGAATGCCTGTATACATTAAACACAGTGCTTAGATAGAGGACACTGAGAGCTCATTACAATAACAAACAATTTTTATGGATTAAGTTTAAAGCAGCGACACCTGACAATAAAGGAAGGTACTAGGCTAACCtatgttactgaaaaatgttactttttGAAGCTAAAAAGATTTTCAAAGgtcatcatttgaaaaaatagtaGAGTGGTTCTCCACTGGGTACACTAATtgcgaaaaaattgtttgtaaaATCCATAAATTCATGAATCATCGATTtacccttttttccttttcttttacgCATTAAAAAGACAGGCAAATTCTAAAAGATATTAAAGCCCTTATCATCAGGAGGGCAAGAATCAATGTTTTTCAGATCTAgacttcattttcttcattgcACGCTTGTATTTCTCAAAGATTTAAATTTGATGCAAGATTGATTCAGAAGTAGAAAAGAAGTAAACAAATACCATTGTCATCTGTTGAAACACTGAGAAAAGTGTTCTCTGCAGAAACTGAAACATGGGAGATGGGAGCTGGTAAACGCGGCAAAAAATGTTTAACGTTAGAGTCACTGACGTTCCACTTGACTAAAACATGTTCACCTCCTCCACTGTACAAATGACTCCCTGCAAAAATGGTAACACCAAAAAGATTATACGGAGTAGAAGAGAGCGTACAGATACTAACTTgggatttacaaaaaaatgactcaaaaagaaaaaaaagttttatgcTTTGAAGAACCTGAGAAGAGCAAAAATGGtttgataaataaatttcagcaaaaaaaaaaaaaaaaaaaaaaaaaatcaaatttttgatccAGTCCACTTACAGTAGCGAGACTTTCTTCTTGTGCAGAGTCATTAGAAGTAAAGCAGTTTTCAAAGAGAGAATGGACTGCAGTAAAAATTAGTGGGCTGAGCCGACTTAGTGAGGAGAAAGGTTTATTAGTATGGTCATCTATAAGACAATTTTCTGGCATGGCTCACTGAGCTGCAGAAACAGCAGAATGGACGATTAGAAGTGGTGCACATTGAAGTATTATGAtaagttttctcatcaaaatttcacttggaATATTATTTGtagaacaaaaattactgaaagtaactcctaacTGGGTTTATTAATCTTTTTCTAAGCGGAGATTCCAACTTCCTGctcattagaaaaaaatcataatctaCTTGTGTTGACCGTACGCTTAACATTAATGTTCCAGTCTTTTCagcatgaaaatatgacaacctcaatcttggcaCCTTGGCTCGGCTACTGCACTTTGTTCGgattttgaacaacacagggtgggaaaaaaacactgcttattaagaagcctgccaaaatcGTTGTAGTGTGcaacttgattcaagcagactCTGGTTTTTCATGTGAGGaggatattcaaattttttgtaatcaaTGCTGAATAAAGATGTTAAAAAATATCTAGGTTGGGAGTAAAAGTCAGTAATTTTCGCTGTACAAATTATATTccatgcaaaattttgaaaggagaGCTGACGCTGgaatgtttaaattcgtaccttctctAGAGGTCCAATGACCATGCCTGCAAAAAAAGGTTTCAAGCAAAGTCCACATTTTGCAAATGACACCTTTGGGAAAACTGGTTCTGCTTGAGTGGAGCAGATTCTGCCTCATCAAGACTGGTATTACAAGTGTGAAATGGTTTGATAGCGAAGATTACCTACTCACTcaccattttctgaaaatatcacATCTACAACAGGAAGAGTGTGCCAATGATACACCGATTGCGCAGGATACCTTTTGAAGATGTTGTGCCACAACAATATCCGCCCTGTATTGTCTCCTGTAGCAATACACTGCTCGGTGGGATGGCAAACAACGCAAGTGAAGTATCTTTCACTCCCAATCAAATGactaaaagtaaaatgagatgCACATTTTGAGGGCCGTACAATTTAAAACAAATGTTATTTGATTTTTCCAGGTTTGATAAATGTTAttacctgatttattttttcgtcaTGGTTATCTTAAATTTCTTCTATTCAAGTAGCAATGTACATTTCGGAACACCTTATTCCATCTTCAGGCCATACATATTTCACTAGCACTATCTATCAATAAATCAGTCGCGCCTCGTACAGTTCTCAGTCAATTTTAGTCTATgtgtagttttatttttattttttggtttttaacattttaaagtaTTCTCGAAACTCGAATGCGCACGGATTATAGTGCTAGTGAAATATGTGTGGCCTGAAGATGGAATAAGGTGTTCCGAAATGTACATCGCTACTTGAATAGAAGAAATTTAAGATAACCAggacgaaaaaataaatcaggtaaTAACATTAAAACAAATGCATTAATTTCAGAAAGGATGCCCTTAAGTCAATCAGAAAAAAGTAATATATATACATATGTTGTCCAAAAATTAATGCAATGATCAACTTTCAGAGCGAAcggaaaaagctaaaaaaatcaataccaATATTCGTGTAGACGGGGTAAAAACCGATAAATAGAGACCTTGTTGagcttttttgatcaaaaattgaccaagatATGACATTCCTCCCGTGGCATGTTGAGAGACCGCCTCCGGAATTTGAGGGGtactttttgaaaagaaaagaacgaGTGACAATTAGAGCAAACGGAaagctaaaagaaaaaatcgatgTACATATTCGTGTATACAGAGTAAAAACCGATAAAAAAAGACCTCGTTGAGctcttttggtcaaaaattgacagagATAAGACGTTTGTCCCGTGGCAAGTTGAGAGACCGCCTTCTGGACTTTAGGGGTACTTATCCCTGCAAAAAGTCTTAAAAAGTCAACATTAAGTTTGATCTTTTACAAAATACACTTCGAGATAAAATTGGTAATATGAAGGGAgggtttggcaacactgcttgcCGAGGCAGTTGCAACATTTTGGCAACATATTATGTGTGAGAAAATAATTGCAACCGAGTCGGCTGGTCTGTCACGTGGTTAATTTTGCTCATCTTTTTCCCAATGTTGAGTGCAAACAAAACGTTGAGATTACATATAAATAACAACATTACGTCATCTACTATTGTTTTCAGGGTGGATTGTTGTTAAATGAtatgtataaaaaatgaaagaagtgtACAAGGACGATTGTTTAGACAGAAGCAGTATTTTTCGCTGGCTTGTTCTTTTCTTCTCCAAAAGTATCCCTAAAATCCTGGAGGCGGTCTCTCAATATGCTGCGGAAGAAACGTCATACCTTGGtcaatttttaaaccaaaaGAGCTCAACAAGgtctctatttatttttttgtgctcCATCAACAAGAATATGTACACggattttttttagctttttccgTTCACTCTAAAAGTTGATCATTGCATTACtctttggacagcctatgtactTCTTGTGtctaaaaatgaataaaaaagtgtCAATAAATGCCCAGAGTTTCTTAGTTttgaattttgtgatttttatgggAGTCAAGGCTAACaatgaaaaactttaatttaagaaaatattgatgatttgttgagaaaaaaacttaCGTTACTTGCTGCTTTGTTTTACAATCAACTACAGAAAGACGCTCTTGCTGTATGGAAGCAAGAAACTGATTATTTTTGGTGCCTCCGACATGTATACTTTTAGTTGAAAAGTTTGTTCTGAAACAAAataagaatgatttttttaaattagagtCTTACCTAGAATACACTGAGCCAACATATAAAAATTGGTATACTTTTAAGTTTTCAAAGGGGGTACCAAACCCCTGCACTGCTTCTGCCACTATGTTTCTTCAccctttcattaaatatctGTTGTGAGGCATGCACACATTGCCCACACAGAATCCAGCTTGGTAATGGAAAGGGTAAGTACCATGAAAGGACAACCTTGCTTTCGAAGAGTAACTCATTCCAGTAAACAACACAGCTCAGTGTTACTGAGTATTTTTCCACTAAAGATCCTTCCGCCATGTTGACCGTGATGTATGATGTCTGATTTTTGAGCACACAAATACCCCATTTGGCTACCTTAACTTTTTGCTTTTCCAACAGTAGCTCCTAGTTGCCATAATAGAGTAAGAAATAATACTTGATCATTTGGCTGCGCTTTTATCAGACAGTGTAATTCCATGACTAGACATCAAATGAAGtggtcactaaatcagtctacgAGAAACCAGATCAGATACTACATACACAAAAATAACATGCTTAGAGATCTCACCCTAAATAAGTCGTCCATAAGGCTTGCCCAGACTCTTCGCAAAATTGCGCCACATAAGCTTTTTTCTTCCCTCTGCTGCAGGGATCAGTAATTGTCAGAAAAATATCTGATCGAGAATAATCAGTGCAGCTTGGAACGATCACAAAATGGACTACAACGTCAGTCTTCTTCTTCaaaagtaatttctgaaaaagTATAGTATTAGAAAGTAATGTAACAAATTTATTTCATTAACGAAAATAAACAGCCAAGGCTAGAAAACAAACTAAACAAAATGTCTGGAGCGTTTTGGGGTAGTTTCAACCCCTTCTTTGACGAAGAAACTAAAATACATTAAAGTTAGTACAAATTTAAAAACCCTCAGACTCCCATTGCTGATGGTTATAATGAGAAAGTAATCACTTGATTAAGACTTAGAAAGTAGAAACTGGTTAAAGAGACttggaaaaatggaattttttggaaaatgtggCAAGGCCCGGGCGCGTGATCAAGCATTTGCTGCACCTCTGATGCTAACATAATTGTTTTGAAATAAAGTTTGTGTTAAATTAGATGTTCTTGCTTGAACAATTAAGAGAAACTTCATGCATGTGTACTAGTTTTTTTGCGAAATCAACTCTAACGCTCAATGAAAAACTTAAAGTTGAGACCATACTGGCACAACTTTTCAAGATTATGAGAAAATctattgaatttcaaatttcttaaTTGTTTACAGAATTTTACCACTTCATTTTGATGTAAACAATGAATAATCTTTCTTCAGAAACTTCACCTCAAGATATCTTCCTCAACCTCACCTTTCTCTTACCCTTTTTTTCtgcaactcaaaaaaaaataaaatatcagttATTTTAACTTACCGTGTATCGACTTGATTGATGTGAACTCAAATTCCAAACAATCAATTCACCTTTCTCAGATACAGAAACTAACTCATCTTTCGACCCTGGATAGAGCGAAAGTCCAATTATTTTGTCCGGAATGATCGGGACTATGTCAGTTAGTTGAAATTCTCTCACCAAATCACCAGTTTCAGCATTATATTCTCTGACAGTTGATCCCCATCCATAATATAAACATCTGCAAAAGACAGCAAACAAATGTAACTTACAAAAACTAAGTAGGTATAGATTTAATTATTTAGATACTTacgtttcattaaaaattttacattttttaagaacTACATATCCAGCTACCATGAGCCAAGGGCTAGTGTGGTGGCTGTCTAGTTGCTATTTATGGCCATTAAGCAAGATAGATGGGTAGATACAAATAGTTTCAcagatgaaaaagaaagagaaaatacataaatttaacaatcacaaaaaattgttgaggGTATAACAGTTTTACAACTAGAACTAGttgctgttttttttatttcttattttaatatcatcatcatcatcattattaaataaaGGCGGGGTATAGATAAAagctccccccctccccaggaTCTGGAAATTTACGCGGGGTTTTCGAGTTGACTCAATCTAGTTTACGGAGataatcatgatttggtccataggccactggatacgtgttagaCAGTTGCCTGAACAAAGGTCTGTAGGCACATTTTAGCAAAAGATgcatgtttttctatcacttcAAGGCATTTGTGACACCAAGCACATCGTCTTGTCTAAAACAAGCTTTTGATATATTATCAaagaggctttaggacacatgttaaccctggtttggttttagttagatgatgtgCTCTAGGGACAAAAATGGCCCTTACCGATACCGATACCGGCCGATACTGGCTGGTGATCCATTCAGAGTACGCTGTTTTGACTGGCCTTGATAGTCATCCAAAAGGGTTTTCAAGTAGTAGTAAGTAGTAGTTAAAATACGAAGTATGCTTCTACCCTACTTTTAGAGGTGCCATCAGCCATAGAATAAATAGACTATATCAACAGAAGGGAAAGCTCCAAACGaaccaatgttaacatttttcttcccagGGTGGGTCAATCATCGTACTTATTGAAACCTTATTTGATGCTAACCTACGATTATAAAATTGGGACGAAATGTAAAGTTTCAGTAAACTATACAGTACTCTTCCGCATTAATGGTAAATAAGTGTAAGAAATCCTTTTTCATGCCTAAAAACCTCTGTATCCATTATTATTCAGCCTCTCCGTGACGTTGACATACTGCAGAAGCAAACAGTACTGATTGGCTCAGTTTTGATTTGATGACGTAAAAATGGCGGtggctttcgcttctgttgacaTAGGCTATTTCTTCCATGcatcagctaagttggcacttgtttaCTCTCCGTTTGCAACCGACCAATAGTGACAGAGGATTATCTGCAGCAACATTGTGAGCAACGCCGTTGCCGTAAGCAGAGACATGAATTAGTCAACTGACACTAACAgatgaaagtaaacaaatgccTTCACCTGGATTCATTTCCTGATTTCTAGCTAATTCAGAGGTTAATTACTTGCTATCGCAGACATACTTACAAAATACTAAAACATGATGCTGACATCAACTGACAAGCAGCATCACTAAATGCCCTCAACTATGAATAATGATATTGATTGAATTTTGCTATCAGTGAACACAGCATATTTTTCCCTCATCGTCTAAGTAGAGTTTTGCGGAAGGGAATTGCGTTCCCTCTCGGCAGAGAGATTTCCTTGTTGGAAATAATTACAGGGTAATTCTACAAATGAATGCATTGATAGCTATAAGCCATTGTTCATTCTTTGCAGTCACTAAAACATGAGCGCTCAGGGCCGCTCTTGATAATACATGTTCTTCCCTTTGAAACAAGCTATGATCGGAGATGaattcatccaaaaaaaaaaaacttactttgcgtttgaagaaaaacaaggtTTGTGAGAGATCAGACTACCACCGCCTTTCTGAGATAGATAGCAAACCATGATCGATTGTGATCGCTTGCTCCTGTGTTGAAGAACCTGAGGATGAACATCCGAAAGGCGGATCACCAGTTTCTTGAAGTGGCTTTCTGCATTATAACACTACAACCAGTGATTTGACATTCCAAGTGAAGACAGTGATATTTTTTCGCAGCACggcaaagaataaaaataagtaaatgttttggtaaaataaaatcaatcaaattcaaaatttcatcaagaCTCACTAATTGTAACCTAACCTTCCGAACACAAACCATGTGCGTCGTGCGAGTGCGAATACCGTGCGTGATGACCGTGATGACACATGACACCCAACGCTTAGACCGGTAGGGCGGGAAAttcaaactcaaaatttttctttcagcaGCAATcattcttcaacagaaaaaaaactactCGTTAAGCTAGGCATTTTTTTTGGATGAAGATGCgcaattttcgaaattgaagtcaacttggttcccttctgttaAATTCTATGCAATTTTAAAGCTCTTCACATGTTTCATTGGTTGATGAACTGATACTTAGTGATAGTACCTACTTCCTGTGATTCAATTTTAGTCAGTAAAATCAGAACAGTTGGGCGCTGTTAAAAGAAGAATGGATACTAACTTGGTGGTATTAACAGTGTTAATACCACCAAGCTTAGTGCTTAGTGCACCAGCTTAGTGCAGATTCTTTTTACTATGTCTTCAATGCCTTAGCCGAGGCTTTAAGAAAATTGCGATTGCTGCCTAGATTATCAGTAGAGCGCTTATAAAAAGGGTCAAAGAGGAAAGTGAGAAAGGCCAATCTGACTACTTTTTGCAACTAGGatctgcaatttctggctcatccgtaaaagtaCCTACATCATATGTGCATAGGGTAACTAATGGTATAAACGTTGTTgttaaattgagccagaaattttagttcctaattgcaaaatgatgtcCTATTAGGAGTACCTAAGTATCGGGGCAAGGGCAAATGCACTAATGAGATGTGCCTGGAATCAACCTGGGGATACAGGGCATTGGGACATTTTCTATCCACAGGAATCTAAGTCTAGAGGTAGGTAATGAGAAACTGAATaagcttaaaatttatttttttaagagggggggggggggggtccctcATTGTGCAGAGAGGGCTAGATGAAGATTCTTTTTGGGTATAAGCGAACTGCTCTTTTGCTTTTGCTATatattttcatctttaaaaccTGTGAACTAAAGTTTACCAAATTAAGATTAAACTAAACACCATTTGAATAATAACAGCGAGAGAGATACCTAAGGATGAAATATTTGTCTACTGCTACCACAACTGAAAATTACAAAACCCAAGAGGGTATTTCTGTGTTGGTGTGTAGGTGTAACTAGGTGCTTAGAATAGCGAATGATGGCagttcaaaattataaaaattttgaggggtcaATCTCAAGGATATATTGTTTTGACCAATCTTTGAGGGCAAGAATAGCATCTTATTTCTTTCATGAGAGACTATTTTTCCTACACTATTCAGCCTAAAGGAATGGACCACTgcagacaaggtgcgaatttaagcattaccTACAACaaatgtttcctcatcaaaatttcacatagaaccaAAG
This window of the Bemisia tabaci chromosome 3, PGI_BMITA_v3 genome carries:
- the l(2)05287 gene encoding WD repeat-containing protein 75, coding for MVCYLSQKGGGSLISHKPCFSSNAKCLYYGWGSTVREYNAETGDLVREFQLTDIVPIIPDKIIGLSLYPGSKDELVSVSEKGELIVWNLSSHQSSRYTKLLLKKKTDVVVHFVIVPSCTDYSRSDIFLTITDPCSRGKKKAYVAQFCEESGQALWTTYLGTNFSTKSIHVGGTKNNQFLASIQQERLSVVDCKTKQQVTHLIGSERYFTCVVCHPTEQCIATGDNTGRILLWHNIFKRYPAQSVYHWHTLPVVDVIFSENGSHLYSGGGEHVLVKWNVSDSNVKHFLPRLPAPISHVSVSAENTFLSVSTDDNGIHILDSKFHRVSIIQGLSWNISPVPGMSIFPAGLNYDPRTQSLVVNGRSGHLQFYSPQHFKLLFHLDVTMMNVVSQLRDEVIFNPEVTAVAFSSDGLWLGTVQQQYHSNDCSDCTLRFWNYDLAKQEYLLNSSIELENFGLIKKISFQPLTSKTSPSYLAATLGTDCKFRIWTLADDSSIYKEKQAWHCESIGYYHDLSAQDMSFSSDGSLLAVAFGPSLTLWDVDTNIMKSSLTYSKDHLSRVEFAHNECSHLIIGTTESLLIVWDLLSLSVLWMVPVKVSLLITDPYSNHATVITKRNHVFVFEVTSSTPVYYQEDICDKNETVLSALHLPYSTHEALDKSTPSWLLHSQIFFLTSGKKLFAIERSGTESDSSNMPSIPESFNLPLTPFQALVATLSKSDAQKAKPLHHVQFGQPAEAAVRKFLSFPCHTMAPVSTLCNPLLRSFLIYKERKTN